The sequence below is a genomic window from Candidatus Eremiobacterota bacterium.
TCGTGGGCGTTCGAACGAGCGAGCGCGGCGCACCGGAACTCCTCGTGCGCGGAAACGCGGGCGTCCCGCTGAGCCAGTCTGTGGCCGGCTTCCTCGTGCGTGACAGCCGGGGTGAACGATCGCTGGCCGACGCGGCGAGCCTGCAATCCGCGATCGCCGAGTCCCGGCGCGCGGGCGAACGCGAGATCGACGTCACCGTTATCTTCTGACGTTCCGCACGGTGCGCCGCGCGGCGCACCTTTGCAATATCCTTACTCCTGAGGCGGTCCGCGCCATCCAAAATCCCCGGTTTGTAGGATGGCTGCCGTGAGAGCCGGGTGATAGCATTTCCGGCGAGACGAGCTCGACCTTTCATCGAAGCGCGGGTGTTCGCGCCCCTTGTGCGGAGAGAGTTCGGATCTCACTTGATTGCTCAGGGCCTTCTGCGCCGGTGCTCTCGCCCTTGAATGCGGCTGAACCATCGTAGAGCTTGGGCTCTCCTCTCTTTTCCGTCTCAGGAGCTCGCGTGAAGAAACTTGCCCTCGTCGCGTTCGCGGCGGCCCTGGCGCTCGCGCCTGCGGTCTCGTCTGCGTCAACCGACTCCAATCCGAAGCCCGTCCCGGGCGGCGGCGTGCCCCCCGGCCAGACGCAATACCTCAACACGGTGACGACGATCAACTTCACCGTCACCCCGGCGTGCACGTCGCTGACGTCGCCGGACACGATCAACTTCAGCGCCCAGCCGACCACCAACAATCCGACCGCCCAGGCGAACTTCCCGGTCAACTGGAATTGCGGCAACGGCATTCAGCCGCACGTCACGTTTCTGTCCACCGGCACCGCGCCTTGCAATCTGGTGAACGGGTCCTACCAGATCCCATATCAGATTTTCGCGAGCGGGCAAACGCCGCCGAACCTCTGCAACGCGACCGATAAGGGGATCGGCAACAACGTGCAGTACGCGGCGCCGGCCGGCGAGTCGGGCAACAGCGGCCACACCTTCAACATCGTGACGGGGCAGCTCGTCGACGGTAATGGCCAAGCGCTGTACCCGCCGCAGACGTACACCGACACGGTCAACGTCTACCTGAATTTCTAGTTCGGTCGAAGAAGGGTGCGGCAGAGCTGGTGTGCTGCCCACCCTTTCTTTCTCTTCTCGGTCAGGAGGATCGGTTTTGCGTACAGTGGATGTGGTGCGAGCAGCCGGCGTCGCCGGAATCTTGGCCGCCGTCGCGGCCGCCCCCGTCTGCGCGAGCGAACAGCACGCCGCCGCGGCGCCGGTGCTGCCGTGCTCCAGTCAGGTCGGAACGTTCCGGTTCACCACGCCGCCGGCGTCCCAGCCGTTCGCGACGTTCGCCGCCGCGATCTCCGTCTCGTGCGCGCCGGCGACCTCCTTCAAAGTGCGCTTTCACTCCGGAAACAATTGCCGAATGAGCGCGGGCGGGGACATGGTTGCCTACGCGCTCTTCGCCGATCCCGCGGCGACGAAACCGCTGCTGGACTGCGCTCCCGGCGGCGACGTCGAGCTCACGGGCCGAGGAAGCCAGACGTTCATGGTGTACGGGCGCACCGGCCTCGTCACGCCGGCGATCCGTCCCGGCGACTACAGCGATACCATCAGCGTCGAAATCGAAAGCACCTGATCCATGTACCTCGGTCTCATTCCTCGGCGAGCGCCGGCGGCAGCGCTCGCCTTCTCGTTGGCGCTGGGCGGCATCGCGGCGTCGCCGGCGCTCGCGAACATCGGCGTCTCGCCGCTCCGCGCCTCGATTGCATCGGGTGAGCGCTCCGCGGCCTTCACGATCACCAACGTGCAGGGCACCGATCTCACCGTGGAGGCCGAAGTCGAGCGCTGGGAACGCGTCGACGGGGTGGACAAGCGCACCAAGACCGACGACTGGATCTTGAATCCTCCGGTGATGACGATTCCGGCCTACGGCGCGCGCGTGATCCGCATGGCGCTGAAGCGGCCGAACGAGTCGCCGACCGAAGTCGCGTACTCGCTGATCGTCAGCGAAGTGCACGCCGCCAACGTCGACCGCGGGCTCGGCCTCGCCGTCAAGATGCACGCGATTCTGCCCGTGTTCCTCATGCCGTCGAGCGTTTCGAAGAGCCGTCCCGAGTGGAGTGCGGCGCGCGAGGGCCCCAAGCGCATCGTTCTCAAGGTGAAGAACGTGGCTTCGACCCACATCCACATGACCGGCTTCCTGCTGAAAGACGCGGCGGGAAAGACGCTGGAGAACCAAACCCCGTCGTACGTCTTCCCCGGTGAGTCTCGAAGCTGGACGATCGAGCTTCCGCCCGATGCGGCTGCGACGGCCTTCGTGCTGCAGGTGAAGACGGACGAGGGCGTGCAGACCGTCCCGGTCTCGGGACAGTAAGATGCGCGTGCGATGGATCGCGGTCGTTGCGTTCGTCCTCGCCGCGTGCGTCGGCCAGCGCGTCGCCGCTGCGCCCGAGTTCGAGCAGCGCGTCTTCGCCGTCGTCATCAACGGCGAACCGGTGAGCTCAGGCTCCGTCGTCCTGCAGGCCGGCGACGGGTCGATCCTCGTCGCCGGCGACGACCTCAAACGCTGGCGGGTGAAGCTCGACGCTCGCGTCCCGCGAACTGCGCTCGACGGGCGCGCGTATTTTTCACTGCGCGACTTTCCCGGCGTCACGGCGCGCGTCGACGAGTCGCGCCAGATTCTGGACCTGCGCGTCCCGGCGGGGCTCTTCGAGCCGACGACGCTCGGCTTCGGCCGGCCCGGCGAGCGCAGGTTCGACCGCAGTCCGGGCGCGTTCATGAACTACTGGTTCAGCGACACGCATTTCGCCGGTACGGCCTTCGAGCAAGGGATCTTCGAGCTCGGCGCCTCCGGAGCACGGGGCGGGGTCCTCACCAGCACGGTCGGCTGGCGGCCGTCCTCGTTCGGGGCCGGCTGGCAGCGCCTGAACACGACCTGGGAGCGCGACTTCGCGGAGGCCCGCAAGACGCTCCGCATCGGCGACGGGATCTCGTCCCCGGGACGGCTCGGCGGCACGGTCTCGTTCGGCGGCATCCAGGTCGCCAGCGACTTCGCGGTCGACCAGGAGTTCCAGGTCAGTCCGGCGCTGGCGATTCGCGGGGTGACGCCGAGCTCGTCGCTGGTGGACGTCCTCGTCAACAACGTGCCGGCGGTGAACGCGCAGCCCGTTCCCGCGGGTCCGTTCCTGCTCAACACGCCGCCGCTCGGGATCGACGGCCAGGGCCAGGTTCGGGTGATCGTTCGCGACGCGCTCGGCGCGGAGCACGTGGTCGTCGAGCCCTTCTACCAATCGCGCTATCTGCTGCGGCCGGGCGTCGACGAATACTCGTACGAGGCGGGTTTCATGCGCGGCGCGGGAAGCGCGCTCTCGTCGTACGGGAAACCGATGGCGTCGGGCACGCTCCGCCACGGGGTCACCGACAACTTCACCGCTGAAGGTCACCTCGAAGCGACCTCCGGTCTCGCGCTGGGCGAATTGACCGCCGACGTCACCTTTCCGCGCTTCGGCTTGGTCAGCGCCGGCCTGGCCACGAGCTTCACGCCGGCCGGGACCGGCCTTCGCGCGCTGCTTGGCTACGAGTTCCGCGCGTTCAACGGGATGGCTCTGGCGGCGAACGTGACGGCCGCGAGCCCGCAGTTCAAGACGATCGGATTCGACGCGCGCGCGAGCGGAGTGACGGAACAATTCGCCGTGACGCTGCCGGTGCGAACGCTCGCGGCGTCGTTCGGATTTCTCGCGACGCACCCGACGCAGGGGCCGGCGGTTTCATACGCGACGGTCGGGCTCTCCGGCCGGCTCGGCTCCGGAACGCTGAACCTGTCGACGACGCAAGGACTCTCCGGGACGCCGGCGGCGTACTTCTTCACCTACATCACTCACATCGGGCGCAACACGCTCTCGACGCGCACGAGCAACTCCGCCGGCATCGGGCGCACAAGCATGGACTACGCGACCGCGCTGCCGCCGTCGGGCTTGGGAAGCGCCGTCGATCTCTCGCTGAACCGCGACAGCGGCGGGCAGCCCTTCGTCGGTGGTTCGTATCTGCTGGAAGCGGCACCGCTGCACTTTGACACGTTCATCGACCGCGATCTCGTCCTCTCGAATCTGCGCGGAGCGTTCGCGCTGGTCGGCGGCAAGGCGTTCGCAACGCGCGACATTCCGACCAGCTACGGGCTGGCGATCGTTCCGGGCTATCCGAACGTGCGGGTCTACGTCAACGGCCTCGAGGCCGGCCGCACCGACAAGGACGGCAAAGTCGCGCTGCCGTTCCTCGTTCCGTACGCCGTGAACAGAATCTCGCTCGACCAGCGTGATCTCCCGATCTCCGCGAACATCGATCACTTCGAAGAGACGCTCGTGCCATACTTCCGCAGCGCGGCGATCGTCCGCTTCGCGACCGGACGCGCTGGCGGCGTGATCGTTCGGCTCCGCCTCGCCGACGGCAGCGCGCTTCCCGCCGGTTCGTTGGTGATGTCGCGCGACGGCTCGCAGACGTATCCGGTCGGGGACGACGGCCTGACGTACCTTAGCGCGGTTGCGGAAGGAACGTCGGCGTACAAAGCCGTCGTCGGTGGTGACGGCAAATGCGAGTTCACCGTCGACGTTCCACACGACGCTTCGGCGATACCGGATCTCGGAAGCGTCGTGTGCGTGACGATGCCGCCGAGCGCGGCAAGCGCCTCGCCCTCGCCGACGGGAACACCGGCACCACCGATGATGCCGCCGCCGACAGCCGCGCCGGCGAGCCCCGCCGCAACGACGGCGCCGAGCCCCGCCGCAACGACGGCGCCGCGTTAGCGGCGCAGGCCGAGATCTGCGATCAGCTTGCGGTAGCGCTCGAGATCTTTGTGCTGCAGGTACGCGAGCAGGCGCCGGCGCTGGCCGACTTGCATGAGCAAGCCGCGGCGGCTGTGGTGGTCCTTCTTGTGGACCTTCAGGTGCTCGTTGAGCTGGTTGATCGACGCGGTGAGGATCGCGATCTGGACGTCGGCCGAGCCGGTGTCGTTCGGGCCGCGGCCGTACTTGCTCGAAAGCTCCGACTTTTGTTCTTTGGTCAGGGGCACGGGGTACCGATCTCCTTCTTCAGACTCGCGCGCCAGCAGACTCCGTGGGTCCGCGGCGGCGACCGGCGGATCATATCATTTCCGGCCCCCGCGCGTCAAAGCGCCGGGTTCTCGTTCTCTTCTTCTTGGGCGGTCGTGATCGCGTCGCGCAGCGCTTGCAGCTCGGGCGGAAGATCGGTCGTGCGCTCGCCGAGCATCTCGAGCGCGGTCAGTGCGCGGCGGGCTTCGGCGCGGTCGAGCGGGACGTACAGCGTGCGCGCCAGCTCTTCGTCGAGCCGCTCGAGCGCGCGCTTCGCCATGTTCGCTTGACCGAACGAGTACGCGTGGTGACTGGCGTTTCCGAGCAGTTTGAGCTCGGACTCTAGCCAGTCGCGGTAATCCTTGAGCAAGACGTCCTCCAATGCGCGCGGAACCGGGTGCGCCGTGAGCGATGCCTTTCGACAGGCGCCGGGCGACGACTACGTGACGGTGGCGCGCGTCGGCGACGTCGCGCCGGGAACCGGAAAGGCCGTCGTCGTCGGCGACCGCGAGATCGCGCTCTTCAACGTCGACGGGACGTTCTATGCCCTCGACAACACCTGCCCGCACCAGGGCGGCCCGCTCGCCGAAGGCTGGATCGAAGGGACGCAGGTGACGTGCCCGTGGCACGCGTGGACGTTCAAGCTGACCGACGGCAAGATGACCCTTGGCGACTACGCCTCGGTCGAACCGTTCGACGTCCGGGTCGAGGACGATCAGGTGCAGGTCAGCCGCAATCCGCGGCCCGCGTAGCGGCGCCTAAACCAGCGCGTCGCGAAGGTCGGCGATGCGGCGCGAGCCGGTCGCGAAGAGGGCGATTCGCAGGGCGGTGATCAGCTCGTCGATCAGCGCGGCGACGGCGGCGTCGGACTCGTCGGCGGCGCGCAGGAACGGCAGCGCCAAGCCGGCCAGGTCTGCGCCGAGCGCGAGCGCTTTGGCGATCTGGACGCCGTCGCGGATTCCGCCGCTGGCGACGAGCGGCACTGACGGCAGCGCGGCGCGCAGGGCGGCCGTCGCGCGGGGCGTCGCGTAGCCCCAGTCGCCGAACGCTTCGGCGATCCGCTCGCGGGCAGGGTCGCCGGAGCGCTTGCCCTCGACGCGCGCCCACGACGTGCCGCCGGCGCCCGCGACGTCGATCGCCGCGACGCCGCACTCGAGCAGCCGCGCGGCCGTGGACGGCGCGAGCCCCGAGCCGACGCTCTTCGCGATCACCGGCACGTCGAGCGCCGCGCAGACGGCGGCGATCTTCGGTTCGAGGCCGCGGAAGTTGGTGTCGCCGCCCGGCTGCAGCGCTTCCTGGAGCGGATTGAGGTGCAGGTAGAGCCCGTCGGCGCCGAGCGCGTCCACCAGCCGCCGCGCGTCGTCGACGCGGACGGCGTAGTTGAGCTGGACGGCGCCGAGGTTCGCAAACAGCACGACCTTCGGCGCGACGGCGCGGACGTCGAAGGTCGCCCGGAGCGCGTCGTCCTCGAGCATCGCCCGGCCGCTGCCGAGCGCGAAGGCGATCCCGGCCGCTTCGGCGCCGCGGGCCAGGCGGCGGTTGATCTCGCCGGCGCGGGCGGTTCCGCCGGTCATCGAGGAGATCAGCAGCGGCGCGCGCAGCGGCCGGCCGAGGAACGAGGTCGAGACGTCGACGTCGGCGAGCGCCAACTCGGGCAGCGCCTCGTGGCGCAGCCGCACGCCCTCCCAGCCGGCCTCGAGGCGCGAGGCCACGTCCTCGTTCAGGCACACGTCCAGGTGGCGCGACTTGCGTTGCTCGGTCGACTCCGCCATCGTCGCGAGAGGCCTCCGCGCCGCGGGCGGCGATCCCCTTCAGCGATGGACGCTCAGCAGCCGGCCTACGACGGCGCGACCGGCACCGCCGGCGGCCCGGCCTTCGGCGCGGCGCTGACGAAGCTGGCCGCCGCCAAGGAGCTGGACCCGGCCGGGCTCGCCGCCGCCACCGGGCTCGACGAGGCGCTGCTGGAGCGCGTCCTCGCCGGCGAGGCGCGGCTCGCGGTCCCGGCGCTCGCGCGGCTGGCGCGCGCGCTGCGCCTGCGGCCGATCGGCTTTCTGCAGCAGACGGGGCTGCTCGGCCTCGACGTGTACGCCGGCGGCCTGGACCCGCTGTACTTCCTCCCGGACGGCCAGATCCGCTACGACGCGCGCATCTATATGCGCGAGATCAACCCCCGCCACGCCGTGCCCGAGGGCGACATGACGAAGCGCAATCCCGTCTTTCAGGCGATCACTGCGGACACGGTCCTGGACGCGCTCGGCAAGCTCGAGATCGAACTCGCCTACCTCTTGCGAGCGGCCGTCCAAGGGACGGGCGGGAGCCTTTGACGGCGGTCTTCGGAGAGCAGCCCGAAGCAGCCGGTCTCCCGAAAGGCGGCCCCGGCGCGCGGTGAGAACGCCCGATCCCTTATGGAGATCGAAGGCAAACGAATCGCAGCGCTCGTCGGGGACGGTTTTGAGGAGTCCGAGCTGATCGAGCCGCGCCGCGCGCTGGAAGAGGCCGGCGCCAT
It includes:
- a CDS encoding spore coat protein U domain-containing protein, whose amino-acid sequence is MRTVDVVRAAGVAGILAAVAAAPVCASEQHAAAAPVLPCSSQVGTFRFTTPPASQPFATFAAAISVSCAPATSFKVRFHSGNNCRMSAGGDMVAYALFADPAATKPLLDCAPGGDVELTGRGSQTFMVYGRTGLVTPAIRPGDYSDTISVEIEST
- a CDS encoding molecular chaperone, with protein sequence MYLGLIPRRAPAAALAFSLALGGIAASPALANIGVSPLRASIASGERSAAFTITNVQGTDLTVEAEVERWERVDGVDKRTKTDDWILNPPVMTIPAYGARVIRMALKRPNESPTEVAYSLIVSEVHAANVDRGLGLAVKMHAILPVFLMPSSVSKSRPEWSAAREGPKRIVLKVKNVASTHIHMTGFLLKDAAGKTLENQTPSYVFPGESRSWTIELPPDAAATAFVLQVKTDEGVQTVPVSGQ
- a CDS encoding fimbrial biogenesis outer membrane usher protein, with amino-acid sequence MRVRWIAVVAFVLAACVGQRVAAAPEFEQRVFAVVINGEPVSSGSVVLQAGDGSILVAGDDLKRWRVKLDARVPRTALDGRAYFSLRDFPGVTARVDESRQILDLRVPAGLFEPTTLGFGRPGERRFDRSPGAFMNYWFSDTHFAGTAFEQGIFELGASGARGGVLTSTVGWRPSSFGAGWQRLNTTWERDFAEARKTLRIGDGISSPGRLGGTVSFGGIQVASDFAVDQEFQVSPALAIRGVTPSSSLVDVLVNNVPAVNAQPVPAGPFLLNTPPLGIDGQGQVRVIVRDALGAEHVVVEPFYQSRYLLRPGVDEYSYEAGFMRGAGSALSSYGKPMASGTLRHGVTDNFTAEGHLEATSGLALGELTADVTFPRFGLVSAGLATSFTPAGTGLRALLGYEFRAFNGMALAANVTAASPQFKTIGFDARASGVTEQFAVTLPVRTLAASFGFLATHPTQGPAVSYATVGLSGRLGSGTLNLSTTQGLSGTPAAYFFTYITHIGRNTLSTRTSNSAGIGRTSMDYATALPPSGLGSAVDLSLNRDSGGQPFVGGSYLLEAAPLHFDTFIDRDLVLSNLRGAFALVGGKAFATRDIPTSYGLAIVPGYPNVRVYVNGLEAGRTDKDGKVALPFLVPYAVNRISLDQRDLPISANIDHFEETLVPYFRSAAIVRFATGRAGGVIVRLRLADGSALPAGSLVMSRDGSQTYPVGDDGLTYLSAVAEGTSAYKAVVGGDGKCEFTVDVPHDASAIPDLGSVVCVTMPPSAASASPSPTGTPAPPMMPPPTAAPASPAATTAPSPAATTAPR
- the rpsO gene encoding 30S ribosomal protein S15; the protein is MPLTKEQKSELSSKYGRGPNDTGSADVQIAILTASINQLNEHLKVHKKDHHSRRGLLMQVGQRRRLLAYLQHKDLERYRKLIADLGLRR
- the nirD gene encoding nitrite reductase small subunit NirD, producing the protein MTVARVGDVAPGTGKAVVVGDREIALFNVDGTFYALDNTCPHQGGPLAEGWIEGTQVTCPWHAWTFKLTDGKMTLGDYASVEPFDVRVEDDQVQVSRNPRPA
- a CDS encoding type 2 isopentenyl-diphosphate Delta-isomerase — encoded protein: MAESTEQRKSRHLDVCLNEDVASRLEAGWEGVRLRHEALPELALADVDVSTSFLGRPLRAPLLISSMTGGTARAGEINRRLARGAEAAGIAFALGSGRAMLEDDALRATFDVRAVAPKVVLFANLGAVQLNYAVRVDDARRLVDALGADGLYLHLNPLQEALQPGGDTNFRGLEPKIAAVCAALDVPVIAKSVGSGLAPSTAARLLECGVAAIDVAGAGGTSWARVEGKRSGDPARERIAEAFGDWGYATPRATAALRAALPSVPLVASGGIRDGVQIAKALALGADLAGLALPFLRAADESDAAVAALIDELITALRIALFATGSRRIADLRDALV